One Fuerstiella marisgermanici DNA window includes the following coding sequences:
- a CDS encoding glutathione peroxidase, translating into MKLFSLAALTALMIAGANGMADDEKQEAKTPDSVHDFKVKSLDGKEVELEKYKGKVLLVVNVASQCGATPQYTQLQELHDKYADKGLVVMGFPCNQFGAQEPGSAEEIKEFCSTKYRVKFPMFSKIDVNGDEQAPIYDFLKSNSDDHTNIGWNFEKFIVSKDGKVAARFKTRTKPNAPEVLKILEEELAK; encoded by the coding sequence ATGAAACTGTTTAGTCTTGCGGCTCTGACCGCACTTATGATTGCAGGAGCAAACGGCATGGCGGACGATGAGAAGCAGGAAGCGAAGACACCAGATTCCGTCCACGACTTCAAAGTGAAATCGCTCGACGGCAAAGAGGTGGAACTGGAAAAGTACAAGGGCAAAGTGCTGCTGGTGGTGAATGTGGCCAGCCAGTGCGGAGCAACACCGCAATACACTCAGTTGCAGGAACTGCACGACAAGTACGCGGACAAAGGGTTGGTTGTCATGGGCTTTCCATGCAATCAGTTTGGAGCTCAGGAACCCGGCAGTGCGGAAGAGATCAAGGAATTTTGCTCAACGAAGTACCGAGTCAAGTTTCCGATGTTTTCGAAGATCGACGTCAACGGCGACGAACAGGCACCGATCTATGATTTTCTGAAGAGTAACTCAGACGATCACACAAACATCGGCTGGAACTTCGAGAAATTCATCGTCAGCAAAGATGGCAAAGTGGCCGCTCGGTTCAAAACGCGAACCAAACCAAATGCTCCAGAGGTATTGAAGATTCTCGAAGAGGAACTGGCGAAGTAA
- a CDS encoding PQQ-binding-like beta-propeller repeat protein: protein MRHLFILTLLCATTATMVTSSTTAGDWRQFRGNLANSVATGETVPTELSGGSVAWKVQLPGRGVSSPIAVGEQIYLTASSGYSQDRLHIISFDSSTGETQWERQFQATGRTGCHDKMCVATPTPASDGERVFAFYSSNDLICTDLAGNLLWYRGLGEEFPNASNSIGMASSLLVIDGTVIAQVESDAEAFAVGIDAETGETKWKIERPRKANWSSPTLLPGTNDEPTLALLQSSKGLTAVDPETGDTLWEFDNGASTISSSSVIDGTVFIPSHGLTTVKPTADGKSIEEGWNASNLSPSTSSPVVLDGMAFVVNSSGALSAGDAETGKRLWQLRLKGKFSGTPLASNGHLFFFNEEGKAFVVKPSKDKGEIVSELDLGETILSSPAAADDALYIRSDGHLWKFAKPF, encoded by the coding sequence GTGAGACACCTTTTCATTCTGACACTTCTGTGCGCCACTACAGCAACAATGGTGACCAGTTCCACAACCGCCGGTGACTGGCGACAATTTCGGGGCAACCTTGCCAACTCCGTTGCCACTGGCGAGACCGTGCCGACGGAGCTTAGCGGCGGCAGCGTGGCGTGGAAGGTGCAACTGCCGGGGCGAGGCGTATCCAGCCCGATCGCGGTTGGCGAACAGATCTATCTGACCGCCAGTTCCGGGTACTCACAGGATCGCCTGCATATCATCAGCTTCGACTCGTCCACCGGAGAAACGCAGTGGGAGCGTCAATTCCAGGCAACCGGGCGAACGGGCTGTCACGACAAAATGTGCGTGGCCACTCCAACCCCCGCCAGTGACGGCGAACGAGTGTTTGCGTTTTATTCCAGCAACGACCTGATCTGCACGGACCTCGCAGGCAACCTGCTGTGGTACCGAGGACTTGGCGAAGAATTTCCAAACGCCAGTAACAGCATCGGAATGGCGTCGTCACTGCTGGTCATCGACGGTACCGTGATCGCTCAGGTCGAAAGTGATGCCGAAGCATTCGCCGTCGGCATTGATGCCGAAACCGGCGAAACCAAATGGAAAATCGAACGCCCTCGCAAAGCCAACTGGAGTTCGCCCACGCTGCTGCCCGGCACCAATGACGAACCGACATTGGCGCTGCTGCAATCATCGAAAGGACTGACGGCCGTGGACCCGGAAACCGGAGACACACTGTGGGAATTTGATAATGGAGCGTCCACGATTTCTTCATCGTCGGTGATCGACGGCACAGTCTTCATTCCGTCGCATGGACTCACGACCGTCAAACCAACGGCAGATGGAAAATCCATCGAAGAAGGTTGGAACGCTTCGAACCTGTCGCCGTCAACTTCCAGTCCGGTCGTACTGGATGGCATGGCGTTTGTCGTGAATTCGTCCGGAGCTCTTTCGGCGGGCGATGCTGAAACCGGCAAGCGTCTGTGGCAACTGCGGCTGAAGGGGAAGTTCAGTGGCACTCCTCTGGCATCCAATGGTCACCTGTTCTTCTTTAATGAAGAAGGAAAAGCGTTTGTGGTCAAGCCGTCGAAAGACAAAGGCGAAATCGTTTCGGAACTGGACCTCGGCGAAACAATTCTCAGCAGCCCGGCCGCTGCCGACGACGCTTTATACATTCGCAGCGATGGCCACCTGTGGAAATTTGCGAAGCCGTTCTAA
- the crcB gene encoding fluoride efflux transporter CrcB — MNLSLPIAVGIGGFAGALLRFYTSAAIVKTVGTELAFVATIAVNLLGCFAIGILWTLVLKTSHVSPVMQRLLITGLLGSLTTFSTFALDSLILLQSGRVRAALANLSVNVFAGLLLVWAGMAVAGMFVSGETSG, encoded by the coding sequence ATGAATCTATCCCTCCCCATCGCCGTCGGCATTGGTGGCTTCGCTGGAGCTCTGCTGCGGTTTTACACGTCCGCCGCCATCGTGAAGACGGTTGGTACTGAACTTGCATTTGTGGCAACGATCGCCGTCAACCTGCTCGGTTGCTTTGCCATCGGGATCCTCTGGACGCTGGTCCTGAAAACGTCGCACGTGTCGCCCGTGATGCAACGCCTTTTGATCACCGGCCTGTTGGGATCATTGACCACATTTTCCACATTCGCCCTGGATTCTCTGATCCTGCTGCAAAGTGGGCGTGTCCGGGCAGCACTCGCCAATCTTAGCGTGAACGTGTTTGCCGGACTGTTGCTGGTGTGGGCAGGCATGGCAGTGGCTGGCATGTTTGTGAGTGGCGAAACGTCCGGTTAA
- a CDS encoding MATE family efflux transporter produces the protein MPTAHHHPGSFRELFVVSLPLIISAGSHSLMNLADRVMLAGYSPSDAPPGTALDVIAAVMPAGMLHWTVVCIPLGTILYANTFIAQFDGANKPRELAASLWQCIWLAIVSGLLLIAFLPFAQPLFTLAGHSETMVAQETAYFNTLCGGSVLLLLSNALSCFFSGRQKTAIVMWVNIISVMINVVLDYALIFGNWGLPEMGITGAAVGTLLARCCDIAMFSVLIYLHSRRSEYPLRSTWKPDAQILKKYLKFGVPSGLHYFVDNSGFLAFLFIVGSLSRDDMAATNLAFSVNAVIFVPLLGFGTAVQTLVGHHIGANLQSAAIRTTWNAIRMGIVWTGVAAVLLVFFPETCLQPFLAFTDPNSDSGPSIESILPAASRLLTFVAIYSIFDALAVVFASALRGAGDTLFPMLITMLSSWFVMTLPAWLIVRSEGATIQHLWLTCTAHIMLMGSAMLWRFLSGKWKKIHLT, from the coding sequence ATGCCCACCGCTCATCATCACCCCGGCAGTTTTCGCGAGCTGTTTGTTGTTTCGCTGCCGCTGATCATCAGTGCTGGTTCGCATTCGCTGATGAACCTTGCCGATCGCGTCATGCTGGCTGGATACAGCCCCAGCGACGCTCCCCCCGGCACGGCACTGGACGTTATCGCCGCCGTAATGCCCGCCGGCATGTTGCACTGGACGGTCGTGTGCATTCCTCTGGGAACAATCCTGTATGCGAATACGTTTATCGCCCAGTTTGACGGTGCCAACAAGCCTCGCGAACTGGCGGCGTCACTGTGGCAGTGCATCTGGCTGGCGATTGTTTCTGGACTGCTCCTGATCGCGTTCCTGCCGTTTGCGCAACCACTGTTCACGCTGGCCGGGCACAGCGAAACCATGGTGGCTCAGGAAACCGCCTACTTCAACACGCTGTGCGGCGGCAGTGTGCTGCTGCTGCTATCCAATGCCCTCAGTTGTTTTTTCAGCGGTCGCCAGAAGACAGCGATCGTCATGTGGGTGAATATCATTAGCGTGATGATCAACGTCGTGCTGGATTACGCACTCATCTTCGGCAACTGGGGCCTGCCGGAAATGGGCATCACCGGAGCGGCGGTGGGAACCTTGCTGGCTCGCTGCTGCGACATCGCAATGTTCTCAGTGCTGATCTATCTGCACAGTCGACGCAGCGAATACCCACTGCGATCGACCTGGAAACCCGACGCCCAGATACTCAAAAAGTACCTGAAGTTTGGCGTCCCCAGCGGACTGCACTACTTTGTTGACAACTCAGGCTTCCTCGCATTTCTGTTTATCGTGGGAAGTCTAAGTCGCGACGATATGGCCGCCACAAATCTGGCATTCAGCGTCAACGCTGTCATCTTTGTTCCACTGCTCGGCTTCGGGACGGCCGTTCAAACGCTGGTGGGACATCACATCGGAGCCAATCTGCAAAGCGCCGCGATTCGCACGACGTGGAACGCAATTCGAATGGGCATCGTGTGGACGGGTGTCGCTGCTGTTTTGCTGGTGTTCTTTCCAGAAACCTGTCTGCAACCGTTCCTGGCGTTCACCGATCCTAACTCCGATTCCGGGCCCAGCATTGAGAGCATCCTTCCGGCGGCGAGTCGCTTACTGACGTTTGTCGCCATTTATTCGATCTTCGATGCTCTTGCAGTCGTCTTTGCGTCCGCGCTGCGGGGGGCAGGAGACACGTTGTTTCCGATGCTGATCACGATGCTTTCGAGCTGGTTTGTTATGACGTTGCCGGCATGGTTGATCGTTCGCAGCGAAGGAGCCACCATTCAGCACCTGTGGCTGACGTGTACCGCTCACATCATGCTGATGGGGTCCGCGATGTTGTGGCGATTCCTGTCCGGGAAGTGGAAGAAGATTCACCTGACATAG
- a CDS encoding aminotransferase class V-fold PLP-dependent enzyme: protein MPHADHWNLDPSTTYLNHGSFGPSPIAVRKAREEWSARLERQPMRFFCQDMEAELHVAAEHLAKFLHTKAARLALVDNATVAMNIVAESVDLKPGDEVLLTDHEYGAVRNIWNHKSQQTGAKIITAQLPFPLDDEGIVTALENAISDNTKMIVISHVTSPTAAILPVKAICQLAKRYGILTAIDGPHAIAMLDVHLDDIGCDYYCASCHKWLCAPFGSGFLWAHPKHHGKIRCPITSWGGSIAGRPSCWQDRINWLGTRDPAPLLSIPAAIEFFSELGLDTFRQHAHKLICHARRELLAMDGIGPFCTSTEADVVSMCAVELPQPADWKPGYHGHPDPLQLELRDEHGIELPVAAWNGRRFLRVSAHLYNSQEDIDKLLNAVNQSRHLR, encoded by the coding sequence ATGCCACACGCCGACCACTGGAATCTTGATCCATCAACTACATACCTAAATCACGGCTCATTTGGTCCTTCGCCGATCGCGGTACGCAAAGCACGTGAAGAGTGGTCCGCAAGGCTGGAACGCCAGCCGATGCGATTCTTCTGCCAGGACATGGAAGCCGAACTGCACGTCGCCGCCGAACACCTGGCAAAATTCCTGCACACAAAAGCCGCTCGTCTGGCTTTGGTCGACAACGCTACCGTCGCGATGAACATCGTTGCCGAAAGCGTCGACCTGAAGCCGGGCGACGAAGTGCTGCTGACCGATCACGAATACGGAGCCGTCCGCAACATCTGGAACCACAAAAGTCAGCAGACCGGCGCCAAAATCATCACCGCTCAACTGCCGTTCCCGCTGGACGACGAAGGCATCGTCACGGCCCTTGAAAACGCCATCAGCGACAACACGAAGATGATTGTCATCAGTCATGTCACATCGCCGACGGCTGCCATTCTGCCCGTGAAAGCCATCTGCCAACTTGCGAAACGATACGGCATCCTGACGGCGATCGACGGCCCGCATGCCATCGCGATGCTCGACGTCCATCTGGACGATATCGGCTGTGACTACTATTGTGCCAGCTGTCACAAATGGCTGTGTGCTCCGTTCGGTAGCGGTTTTCTGTGGGCTCACCCAAAACACCACGGCAAGATCCGTTGCCCGATCACAAGCTGGGGTGGTTCGATTGCCGGTCGACCATCGTGCTGGCAGGACCGCATCAACTGGCTGGGAACGCGAGACCCCGCGCCGTTACTCTCCATTCCTGCCGCCATCGAATTCTTTAGTGAACTCGGCCTCGACACGTTCCGCCAGCACGCCCACAAGCTGATCTGCCATGCTCGTCGAGAACTTCTGGCCATGGACGGCATTGGTCCGTTTTGCACGTCGACCGAAGCCGACGTTGTCAGTATGTGCGCCGTCGAATTGCCTCAACCGGCCGACTGGAAACCCGGCTACCACGGGCATCCGGATCCATTACAGTTGGAACTTCGCGATGAACACGGCATCGAACTTCCGGTCGCCGCCTGGAATGGGCGACGCTTCCTGCGTGTATCAGCTCATCTTTACAATTCACAAGAGGATATCGACAAGCTGCTGAATGCAGTGAACCAGTCGCGGCACTTGCGATAG